In a single window of the Coffea eugenioides isolate CCC68of chromosome 3, Ceug_1.0, whole genome shotgun sequence genome:
- the LOC113764806 gene encoding salicylate carboxymethyltransferase-like — protein MEVIDVLRMNGGIGDTSYANNSLVQQKVILMTRPITEAAITDLYCSLFPKSISIADLGCSSGPNTFLAVSELIKTVEKKRKILGQKSPEYHVYLNDLPSNDFNTIFKSVPRFQENLKLQMESEFGPCVFAGVPGSFYQRLFPAKSLHFVHSSYSLQWLSQVPELEEVNKGNIYMACSSPPSVIKAYIDQFEKDFSTFLSCRAEELVTGGGMVLTILGRKSEDPCSKDGCYIWDLLALALKQMISEGLIEEKKLDSFNIPQYTPSPAEVRSLVEMEGSFTVDRLEATEIHWNAHDSEYFEFDEFKDGGYNVAKCMRAVAEPLLVSHFGEGIIEEVFSRYKKILSDRMSKEKTQFINVIVSLAKRA, from the exons ATGGAGGTGATTGATGTTCTTCGCATGAATGGAGGGATTGGAGATACAAGTTATGCAAACAACTCATTGGTTCAG CAAAAGGTGATACTAATGACCAGGCCAATAACAGAAGCAGCCATTACTGATCTCTACTGCAGCCTCTTCCCCAAAAGCATCAGCATTGCAGACTTGGGATGTTCATCTGGACCTAACACTTTTCTGGCAGTTTCTGAGCTTATCAAAACTGTCGAGAAGAAACGCAAAATTTTAGGACAAAAATCTCCGGAATATCATGTATATCTGAATGATCTTCCTAGCAATGATTTCAACACCATTTTCAAGTCTGTGCCACGGTTTCAAGAAAATCTGAAGCTGCAGATGGAATCAGAGTTTGGACCATGTGTTTTCGCTGGAGTTCCTGGTTCATTCTACCAAAGGCTCTTCCCCGCCAAAAGTCTTCATTTTGTTCACTCTTCGTATAGTCTTCAATGGCTATCCCAA GTCCCTGAATTGGAAGAGGTTAACAAAGGAAACATTTACATGGCATGTTCAAGCCCTCCAAGTGTGATAAAGGCATACATCGATCAGTTTGAGAAGGATTTCTCGACTTTCCTGAGCTGCCGAGCAGAAGAATTGGTAACTGGTGGCGGCATGGTTTTGACAATTTTGGGGAGAAAAAGTGAAGATCCTTGTAGCAAGGATGGTTGCTACATTTGGGACCTTTTAGCTCTGGCCCTCAAGCAGATGATTTCTGAG GGCctaattgaagaaaagaaactagATTCATTCAATATCCCACAATACACACCATCACCTGCAGAAGTAAGATCACTTGTTGAGATGGAAGGGTCTTTTACGGTTGATCGTCTCGAGGCAACTGAGATACATTGGAATGCACATGATAGTGAATattttgaatttgatgaattcaaGGATGGTGGCTATAATGTTGCCAAATGCATGAGAGCTGTGGCTGAACCCTTGCTTGTTAGTCACTTTGGTGAGGGAATAATAGAAGAAGTGTTCTCCAGGTACAAGAAAATACTTTCTGATCGCATGTCCAAAGAGAAGACTCAGTTCATCAATGTGATTGTCTCTCTGGCTAAAAGGGCATGA